GAGTTGGTGCGGCGGCCGGCGGCGTTGGTGGGGCCGGCGCAGATCCGCGACATCCTCAGCCGCATGATCGACCAGGGCGTGACCACCTATTGCAACCGGCTGAGATCCCAGTTGCATGCGGCCTTCCAGGTGGGCCTGGAGCAGGAGTACAACCCGCGCAGCTATCTGCAGGTGAAGGTGCGCTTCGGCCTGCAGAGCAATCCGGTGGCGAGCATTCCGGTGCAGGAGGATTGGGAGCAGCCGGGCGACCGGGCCCTGTCGAAGGCGGAGTTGCGCACCCTGTGGCAGCTGTTGCCGGAGCAACTGTCCCTGACCACCGCCGAGCTGATCCGCTTTCTGATCGCCGCCGGCGGGCAGCGGCCGGAGCAGTTACTGGCGTCGGAGCGGGCGCTGTACCAAGACGACCACCTGGTGATCCGCAGCACCAAGGGCCGGGTGCAGGGCGAGCGGCAATTGCATGTGGTGCCCTTCAATGCGCCGATGCGCCAGGTGTTGCAGACCATGGCGGAGATCGATGCCAACGGCGCCTATCCGTTCCAGGGCCGCGTGCCGGGGCAGCCGCTGAATGTGCAGTCGTTGTCGCGGGCGGTGACCAACCTCTATCGCCGCCATGCCGCGGAGTTCACCGCGCCCTTCACCCTGCGCGACCTGCGGCGGACCTGCAAGACGCTGATGGCCAGCGCGGGCCTCAGCAAGGAATTGCGCGATCGCATCCAGGGCCATGCCTTCAACGATGTCTCTTCCAAGCACTATGACCGCTACGATTATTTCGCCGAGAAGCGCGCCGGCCTGGAGACCTGGGCGGACTGGCTAGAGAAACACATCATCCACTGAACGCGCGCTTCAGGCCGCACCGTCGGCGCTCCAGCGCATGGGGTCGACCTGCCAGGCGGCGATCGCCGATTCGCGCCAGC
The window above is part of the Pseudomonas oryzihabitans genome. Proteins encoded here:
- a CDS encoding tyrosine-type recombinase/integrase, whose amino-acid sequence is MLTERQIRALKPREKDYVTSDGRGARGEGVLVLKVRPSGTKEFYFQRHVAGAKKLTKLGNWPALSLTQARDRCRAEAEVVVSAGTFQELLSAYVAKLEGEGAASAANVAWSFRHYVSEPFPELVRRPAALVGPAQIRDILSRMIDQGVTTYCNRLRSQLHAAFQVGLEQEYNPRSYLQVKVRFGLQSNPVASIPVQEDWEQPGDRALSKAELRTLWQLLPEQLSLTTAELIRFLIAAGGQRPEQLLASERALYQDDHLVIRSTKGRVQGERQLHVVPFNAPMRQVLQTMAEIDANGAYPFQGRVPGQPLNVQSLSRAVTNLYRRHAAEFTAPFTLRDLRRTCKTLMASAGLSKELRDRIQGHAFNDVSSKHYDRYDYFAEKRAGLETWADWLEKHIIH